A segment of the Pseudoalteromonas sp. DL-6 genome:
GAGTTAGAGCCTATAAAGGCATTATTGCCAATAATGGTTTTTGCTTTATTAACCCCATCGTAGTTACAGGTAATAGTGCCTGCGCCAATATTCACTTTCTCGCCAATTTCAGCATCACCTAAGTAACTTAAGTGGTTTGCTTTAGAACCTTTGCCTAAACGGGTTTTTTTCATTTCGACAAAATTGCCAATGTGCGAGTCTTCTTCCATTACTGCACCAGGACGAAGGCGGGCGTATGGACCGAGTGTACATTGAGCCGCAACTGATGCATCTTCAATTAGTGTATTGGCTTTAATAATAACATTGTCACCGATGCTACAGTTTTTAAGTACACAGTTAGGTCCAATTTGTACGTTATTACCTAAGGTCACTGTACCTTCAAAAATAACGTTGATATCGATGAGGACATCTTCACCTGTTTTAACATCGCCACGTACATCTATGCGTGCAGGGTCAGCAAGGGTGGCGCCGTTTAACATGAGCTCTTCTGCTTGCCATGCTTGGTAAGCACGCTCTAATCCTGCAAGTTGTACGCGGTTATTTGCACCTTCAACTTCCATTGGGTGATCAGGCTGTGCTGATGTAATTTCTACGCCTTCACTATGCGCCATAGCAACTATATCTGTTAGGTAGTATTCACCTTGGGCATTATTGTTGGATAAATTACCTAACCAGCTTTTTAAAAGCTTACCATTAACCGCCATAATGCCGGTGTTTACTTCGTTAATAAGTAACTGCTCAGCATTGGCATCTTTTTGCTCAACAATCCCCACTAACTTACCATCAACACGTAGCATGCGCCCGTAGCCGTTTGGGTTTGCTAAATTAACGGTTAATACTGCTAAACCATTTTTAGGTGTCGCTGCTAATAAGCGCTCAAGTGTAGATTGCTTAGTTAAAGGTACGTCACCGTATAAAACCAGTACAGTGTCGTCGTCATTTATATGTGGGTTTGCTTGTGCCACTGCGTGGCCTGTGCCTAGTTGCTCAGCTTGTAGCACCCAGTTTACGTTATTATCGGCTAATTGTTGTTGTAATAGTTCGCCGCCGTGACCATAAACAAGGTTGGTAGAGGTTGCGCCTAGCGCATTGGCATTATCGATAACGTGTTGCACCATAGGTTTACCTGCCACTTTATGCAGTACCTTAGGCAGAGCAGAGCGCATACGAGTACCTTTACCCGCTGCAAGAATTACTGTTGTTAGAGCCATTAAAACAATTTCCTTTTCCGTTGTTTTAGCTTGATAGAATAAGTGTGCTGCAAAGTAGATTACGTAAGTCACATCATGTGCAAATACTCAGTAGGCTAAGCAATGACTACTGAATCTTAACTTAAGCAAAGTAACACCTAATAGAATAGGGTTATTGTAGCGAGGTTTGGTAAAGGATATAAGTGAAAATTATAATTACAGTAAAGTAACTTGTGGGGT
Coding sequences within it:
- the glmU gene encoding bifunctional UDP-N-acetylglucosamine diphosphorylase/glucosamine-1-phosphate N-acetyltransferase GlmU, producing the protein MALTTVILAAGKGTRMRSALPKVLHKVAGKPMVQHVIDNANALGATSTNLVYGHGGELLQQQLADNNVNWVLQAEQLGTGHAVAQANPHINDDDTVLVLYGDVPLTKQSTLERLLAATPKNGLAVLTVNLANPNGYGRMLRVDGKLVGIVEQKDANAEQLLINEVNTGIMAVNGKLLKSWLGNLSNNNAQGEYYLTDIVAMAHSEGVEITSAQPDHPMEVEGANNRVQLAGLERAYQAWQAEELMLNGATLADPARIDVRGDVKTGEDVLIDINVIFEGTVTLGNNVQIGPNCVLKNCSIGDNVIIKANTLIEDASVAAQCTLGPYARLRPGAVMEEDSHIGNFVEMKKTRLGKGSKANHLSYLGDAEIGEKVNIGAGTITCNYDGVNKAKTIIGNNAFIGSNSSLVAPVNIGATATVGAGSVITNTVADDQLAVARGKQRNLDGWKRPVKK